One genomic segment of Drosophila melanogaster chromosome 3R includes these proteins:
- the Sodh1 gene encoding sorbitol dehydrogenase 1, isoform A: MAKDNLTAVLHGIEDMRLEQRPIPEIADDEVLLAMDSVGICGSDVHYLAHGRIGDFVLTKPMIIGHESAGVVAKLGKKVTTLKVGDRVAIEPGVPCRKCDHCKQGKYNLCPGMVFCATPPYDGNLTRYYKHAADFCFKLPDHVTMEEGALLEPLSVGVHACKRAEVTLGSKVLILGAGPIGLVTLMAAQAMGASEILITDLVQQRLDVAKELGATHTLLLKRDQTAEETAVLVQKTMGGQPDKSIDCCGAESSARLAIFATRSGGIVVVVGMGAAEIKLPLINALAREVDIRGVFRYCNDYAAALALVASGKVNVKRLVTHHFDIKETAKAFETSRKGLGGAIKVMIHVQPRDTNNPRKF, from the exons aGGTTCTCCTGGCCATGGATAGTGTTGGCATTTGCGGCTCTGATGTACACTACCTTGCACACGGACGCATTGGCGACTTTGTGCTCACTAAGCCCATGATTATTGGCCACGAGTCCGCCGGCGTGGTGGCTAAGCTGGGCAAGAAGGTGACCACACTGAAGGTCGGCGACCGCGTGGCCATCGAACCGGGCGTACCCTGCCGTAAGTGCGACCATTGCAAGCAGGGCAAATACAACCTGTGCCCCGGAATGGTCTtctgtgccacgcccccctacGACGGCAACCTCACCCGCTACTACAAGCATGCGGCGGACTTCTGCTTCAAGCTGCCCGACCACGTCACCATGGAGGAGGGCGCCCTGCTCGAGCCTCTGTCTGTGGGCGTGCATGCCTGCAAGCGGGCGGAGGTCACCCTGGGCTCAAAAGTTCTCATCCTGGGAGCAGGACCCATTGGCCTGGTCACTTTAATG GCTGCTCAAGCCATGGGTGCGTCTGAGATCCTCATTACGGATCTTGTGCAGCAACGCCTCGATGTAGCTAAAGAGCTAGGTGCAACTCACACCCTCCTGCTGAAACGGGATCAGACCGCCGAGGAGACGGCGGTGCTCGTCCAAAAAACGATGGGCGGTCAGCCGGACAAGTCCATCGACTGCTGTGGAGCAGAGAGCAGTGCCCGACTGGCCATCTTC GCCACTCGTTCCGGTGGcattgtggtggtggtgggcaTGGGAGCAGCTGAGATCAAGTTGCCCCTAATTAATGCCCTGGCCCGGGAAGTGGACATCCGCGGCGTCTTCCGCTACTGCAATGA CTATGCCGCTGCCCTGGCCCTTGTCGCCTCCGGAAAGGTGAATGTTAAGCGTCTGGTGACCCACCATTTCGACATCAAGGAAACGGCAAAGGCGTTTGAAACGTCACGAAAGGGACTGGGTGGTGCCATCAAGGTCATGATCCACGTCCAGCCCAGAGACACCAACAATCCTCGCAAATTCTAA
- the CG1979 gene encoding uncharacterized protein yields MTGIVFGGIAACRRTTHCLGLLRSSYRPLGVCSYRRRRYTSSSESGESAGKQGPGRLNQEVGEDKKSEKSTLGLETAAAPPEPPKVPGERRPELPYEVRPEILPLQDQPNRSQPSPTEVKPPNPQTIVCSSDNVGSSGSNDDMIGKVVEFGSSVGTTESKDNDLKSVPSESTNSSLTKSKDEIKLNNLCSIESELKALAASVSDFGVDPIQKDCPLIKAELKSSDSTGEKNLMGLSKSINETPQKTSASIHESKDKITAKDSFKPEMKSNTQSLSSKPENAKLNVASKTEPSASLDLKVISSSFQKTQTGTKNSQTSTQSIEDLNQGSNPETRDIQTPKGESSSFNMPAEGKISGITVNSKALSDRSEEFRKMLDKSHEKRFNNIDTHNENQENQDRILKWVEHFKSVSKKAASTSESKSINASASPIEYKSEKPYFIETLVKKENIWVPKDKTSPNASSLPSGQDSTSTKTSKVNSQLELPLKIVAKHEAPTEFKKIFNPIPPSELQSSKKDTKLDSKTKATKTREFILNKPPSSNSLKPADCKIPNPFISLDNAKTIGVTHNEPKSQSTEEIVAMFKDDHDGEQYKSEEGKVNELFETLEKFNNNPGAWWTLPELSSATKSSQEEVLAMLSSPSDKKGHIGINEKGQLDTTGSANKSDDHFTKLGHLDSAIREEDETDQKKKDTPNEDYFVKLSNLDSTIREETNDKLNKKVESAKSDKNDEKHVELKSFDLAQKVSSFVKSADKSGIKNDATQKPQRFKKGESSSKVKTTSELTPSDLYDPVSPEVSSASLSETGKTELKEEAEESSPSLEAPEVKPKKEEAKVKAPTSMDETRIKVDEKPPLEVNQPKKEMPQLDDGELALKLRDKATGEIPVIPAVPVKPPVEKSLIQHLFDKILGRGKSGEGKRQMSSFSGQRHMSTFSMNVLPYGIATGIQNRDRMLAKKELDLFAKNDDTEIKGGSPACSSPKKSPRELLREKQQTRNIKILGGSEECAKKMKRLKKLAKEKDDDDCDSRCFSNHLSRFLSQLSFSIIPDAANTSNKNK; encoded by the exons ATGACCGGCATCGTTTTTGGCGGTATCGCGGCATGTCGCCGAACCACTCACTGCTTGGGGCTCCTGCGGTCCTCCTACCGCCCTCTTGGGGTTTGTTCATACCGACGACGTCGATACACCAGTTCCTCAGAGTCCGGGGAATCGGCTGGGAAGCAGGGTCCAGGTCGGTTAAACCAGGAAGTGGGCGAAGACAAGAAATCAGAAAAAAGTACTTTAGGATTGGAGACGGCAGCAGCGCCCCCCGAACCTCCCAAAGTTCCTGGAGAGCGAAGACCAGAGTTGCCGTACGAGGTCAGGCCAGAGATTCTGCCCCTCCAGGATCAGCCAAACCGCTCCCAGCCTTCGCCTACGGAAGTTAAGCCTCCTAATCCGCAAACCATTGTCTGCAGCTCAGATAACGTTGGTTCCTCAGGGTCCAATGATGACATGATAGGGAAGGTGGTTGAGTTTGGGTCTTCGGTTGGGACTACAGAAAGCAAAG ATAATGATTTAAAGTCAGTTCCATCTGAGTCTACCAACTCGTCCCTTACTAAATCGAAAGATGAGATCAAGCTGAATAACTTATGTTCAATTGAATCCGAACTAAAGGCGCTGGCAGCTTCTGTGTCTGATTTCGGTGTTGACCCTATTCAGAAAGACTGCCCTCTAATTAAAGCGGAGCTCAAATCTAGTGACTCGACAGGTGAAAAAAATTTGATGGGATTATCAAAGTCTATTAACGAGACACCTCAAAAAACCTCTGCGAGCATTCACGAATCAAAAGATAAAATAACAGCCAAAGACAGTTTTAAGCCTGAAATGAAAAGTAACACCCAATCTCTGAGTTCAAAGCCGGAAAATGCCAAATTAAATGTAGCTTCCAAGACTGAACCAAGTGCTAGCCTCGATCTTAAAGTTATATCAAGTTCATTTCAAAAGACTCAAACGGGAACGAAAAATTCTCAGACATCTACTCAAAGTATTGAAGACTTAAATCAAGGCTCCAATCCTGAAACCAGAGATATACAAACTCCGAAAGGTGAGAGTTCCAGCTTTAACATGCCTGCGGAAGGTAAGATATCGGGTATCACAGTCAACTCAAAGGCACTTAGCGACAGAAGTGAAGAATTTAGAAAGATGCTAGATAAATCACATGAAAAGAGATTCAATAATATCGACACACACAACGAGAATCAAGAAAATCAAGATAGAATCCTTAAATGGGTGGAACATTTTAAATCGGTTAGTAAGAAGGCTGCATCTACCTCCGAAAGCAAAAGCATAAATGCAAGTGCGTCCCCTATAGAGtataaaagtgaaaagccCTATTTCATTGAAACGTTggtgaaaaaagaaaatatttgggTTCCCAAAGATAAGACATCTCCAAATGCCAGTTCCCTCCCTTCTGGTCAGGACTCAACTTCAACTAAGACCTCTAAGGTTAACTCTCAACTAGAGTTGCCATTAAAAATTGTGGCCAAGCATGAAGCTCCGACTGAGTTTAAGAAAATTTTTAATCCCATTCCGCCGTCTGAACTACAGTCGAGTAAAAAGGACACCAAGTTGGATTCCAAAACTAAAGCAACTAAGACTAgagaatttattttaaataagccCCCATCAAGTAACAGTTTAAAGCCCGCCGATTGCAAAATACCAAATCCATTTATTAGCTTAGACAACGCTAAAACAATTGGAGTTACTCATAACGAACCTAAGAGCCAGTCCACAGAGGAAATAGTGGCCATGTTCAAAGACGACCACGATGGTGAGCAATACAAAAGCGAGGAAGGCAAAGTCAACGAACTCTTCGAGACTcttgaaaaatttaataataatccAGGTGCTTGGTGGACACTACCAGAATTGTCGTCAGCAACTAAAAGCAGTCAAGAGGAAGTTCTAGCAATGCTTTCATCGCCATCGGATAAAAAAGGACATATCGGAATTAATGAAAAAGGCCAACTTGATACTACTGGCTCTGCCAATAAATCTGACGATCACTTTACCAAGCTTGGCCACTTGGACTCAGCCATCAGAGAAGAGGACGAGACGGatcagaaaaaaaaggacacGCCCAACGAAGACTACTTCGTCAAACTCAGTAACTTGGACTCCACTATACGAGAAGAAACCAATGATAAGCTAAACAAAAAGGTCGAGTCTGCAAAGAGTGACAAGAATGATGAAAAGCATGTTGAACTAAAAAGCTTTGATCTAGCACAAAAGGTTTCGTCCTTTGTGAAATCCGCCGATAAGAGTGGTATCAAAAACGACGCTACACAAAAGCCACAAAGATTTAAAAAAGGCGAGTCAAGCAGCAAAGTTAAGACTACATCAGAGCTAACACCAAGCGATCTTTATGATCCAGTGTCCCCAGAGGTTTCCTCAGCATCCCTGTCGGAAACGGGTAAAACGGAACTAAAAGAAGAAGCCGAAGAATCCAGTCCTAGCTTAGAGGCTCCTGAGGTGAAGCCTAAGAAGGAGGAAGCCAAAGTCAAGGCACCCACCTCAATGGATGAGACCAGAATCAAGGTGGACGAAAAGCCTCCGCTCGAGGTAAATCAGCCAAAGAAAGAAATGCCTCAGTTGGATGATGGGGAGCTAGCCCTGAAGCTCCGGGACAAGGCTACGGGTGAGATCCCAGTGATCCCTGCTGTGCCGGTGAAACCACCAGTTGAAAAGAGCCTCATCCAACACCTTTTTGACAAGATCTTGGGCCGAGGAAAGAGCGGCGAGGGCAAACGGCAAATGTCTTCCTTTTCTGGTCAACGTCACATGAGCACATTTTCAATGAACGTTTTACCTTATGGTATTGCCACAGGGATCCAGAATCGGGATAGGATGCTAGCCAAGAAAGAGTTAGATCTGTTCGCAAAAAATGATGACACTGAGATAAAGGGAGGCTCGCCGGCATGTTCTTCACCCAAAAAGTCGCCGCGTGAGCTTCTCCGGGAAAAGCAGCAGACCAGGAATATCAAGATCCTTGGTGGTTCCGAGGAGTGTGCCAAGAAGATGAAACGGTTGAAGAAGCTCGCGAAGGAAAAAGACGATGATGACTGCGACAGTCGATGCTTTTCTAACCATCTATCGCGATTCTTAAGTCAGCTCTCG TTCTCTATAATTCCAGATGCGGCAAACAcctcaaacaaaaataaataa
- the dj gene encoding don juan, isoform A (unusual splice), with protein sequence MFKRTALILRRCFQPTFIRPHHINVLENFKEADDLPNQGQAKFVDVSIHDPQHIRSALVSPMQRKFLQDLEQQQTVRIKWFKEGNQDELENMKNECRRLALEIIMAAKGGDIKKACKELAEKEKCKQIELKKKCKELEKKTKCAKKDPCKKKDPCKKKDPCKKKDPCKKKDPCKKKDPCKKKDPCKKKDPCKKKGGDLKKKCKKLAEKEKCKKLAKKEKMKKLQKKCKKMAQKEKCKKMAKKDKCKKK encoded by the exons ATGTTTAAGAGAACCGCTTTAATTTTACGTCGGTGCTTTCAGCCCACTTTTATACGGCCTCACCACATCAATGTCCTTGAGAACTTTAAGGAAG CCGATGACCTTCCCAATCAGGGGCAAGCAAAATTTGTCGATGTCTCTATTCACGATCCGCAACACATTCGTTCTGCACTCGTCAGTCCAATGCAACGAAAGTTCTTGCAAGACCTGGAGCAGCAACAGACTGTTAGGATCAAGTGGTTTAAGGAAGGGAATCAGGATGAACTTGAAAACATGAAAAATGAATGCCGGAGGCTAGCTCTAGAAATCATCATGGCTGCTAAAGGTGGCGACATCAAAAAAGCCTGCAAGGAACTGgctgaaaaagaaaagtgcaAGCAGATAGAACTGAAAAAGAAATGCAAGGAATTGGAGAAGAAGACGAAGTGCGCGAAGAAAGACCCTTGCAAAAAGAAAGATCCTTGCAAAAAGAAAGATCCCTGCAAAAAGAAAGATCCTTGCAAAAAGAAAGATCCTTGCAAAAAGAAAGATCCCTGCAAAAAGAAAGATCCTTGCAAAAAGAAAGATCCGTGCAAAAAAAAGGGTGGGGACCTAAAAAAGAAGTGCAAAAAATTGGCCGAAAaggaaaagtgcaaaaaactggccaaaaaagaaaaaatgaaaaagttgcagaaaaagtgcaaaaaaatgGCTCAGAAGGAAAAATGCAAgaaaatggctaaaaaagACAAATGCAAGAAAAAGTGA
- the dj gene encoding don juan, isoform B produces the protein MSLRTLRKGQAKFVDVSIHDPQHIRSALVSPMQRKFLQDLEQQQTVRIKWFKEGNQDELENMKNECRRLALEIIMAAKGGDIKKACKELAEKEKCKQIELKKKCKELEKKTKCAKKDPCKKKDPCKKKDPCKKKDPCKKKDPCKKKDPCKKKDPCKKKDPCKKKGGDLKKKCKKLAEKEKCKKLAKKEKMKKLQKKCKKMAQKEKCKKMAKKDKCKKK, from the exons ATGTCCTTGAGAACTTTAAGGAAG GGGCAAGCAAAATTTGTCGATGTCTCTATTCACGATCCGCAACACATTCGTTCTGCACTCGTCAGTCCAATGCAACGAAAGTTCTTGCAAGACCTGGAGCAGCAACAGACTGTTAGGATCAAGTGGTTTAAGGAAGGGAATCAGGATGAACTTGAAAACATGAAAAATGAATGCCGGAGGCTAGCTCTAGAAATCATCATGGCTGCTAAAGGTGGCGACATCAAAAAAGCCTGCAAGGAACTGgctgaaaaagaaaagtgcaAGCAGATAGAACTGAAAAAGAAATGCAAGGAATTGGAGAAGAAGACGAAGTGCGCGAAGAAAGACCCTTGCAAAAAGAAAGATCCTTGCAAAAAGAAAGATCCCTGCAAAAAGAAAGATCCTTGCAAAAAGAAAGATCCTTGCAAAAAGAAAGATCCCTGCAAAAAGAAAGATCCTTGCAAAAAGAAAGATCCGTGCAAAAAAAAGGGTGGGGACCTAAAAAAGAAGTGCAAAAAATTGGCCGAAAaggaaaagtgcaaaaaactggccaaaaaagaaaaaatgaaaaagttgcagaaaaagtgcaaaaaaatgGCTCAGAAGGAAAAATGCAAgaaaatggctaaaaaagACAAATGCAAGAAAAAGTGA
- the dj gene encoding don juan, isoform C, translated as MQRKFLQDLEQQQTVRIKWFKEGNQDELENMKNECRRLALEIIMAAKGGDIKKACKELAEKEKCKQIELKKKCKELEKKTKCAKKDPCKKKDPCKKKDPCKKKDPCKKKDPCKKKDPCKKKDPCKKKDPCKKKGGDLKKKCKKLAEKEKCKKLAKKEKMKKLQKKCKKMAQKEKCKKMAKKDKCKKK; from the coding sequence ATGCAACGAAAGTTCTTGCAAGACCTGGAGCAGCAACAGACTGTTAGGATCAAGTGGTTTAAGGAAGGGAATCAGGATGAACTTGAAAACATGAAAAATGAATGCCGGAGGCTAGCTCTAGAAATCATCATGGCTGCTAAAGGTGGCGACATCAAAAAAGCCTGCAAGGAACTGgctgaaaaagaaaagtgcaAGCAGATAGAACTGAAAAAGAAATGCAAGGAATTGGAGAAGAAGACGAAGTGCGCGAAGAAAGACCCTTGCAAAAAGAAAGATCCTTGCAAAAAGAAAGATCCCTGCAAAAAGAAAGATCCTTGCAAAAAGAAAGATCCTTGCAAAAAGAAAGATCCCTGCAAAAAGAAAGATCCTTGCAAAAAGAAAGATCCGTGCAAAAAAAAGGGTGGGGACCTAAAAAAGAAGTGCAAAAAATTGGCCGAAAaggaaaagtgcaaaaaactggccaaaaaagaaaaaatgaaaaagttgcagaaaaagtgcaaaaaaatgGCTCAGAAGGAAAAATGCAAgaaaatggctaaaaaagACAAATGCAAGAAAAAGTGA
- the djl gene encoding don juan like has protein sequence MLKRPALVYRCLQTSVKRSYHLNAHEHLRKKEILKPESQPSQKHKKFGDGSIGVIHVIKNEYYGLPNPMHRKFREDLEKHQDRRKESNLSLKEEKREDLEKMLKECQKLVKEITMQANDGDVTKICKELAQKEKMDKEKIKKKCRELAAREKCEKDKLKKKCKKLLKKDKCKKKDTCEEEKPCEEEDPCEKKSCCPKDPCAKKPKKVDPCKKKDPCKKEDPCKKKAVNWKKKCKEVAEREQCKKLAEKKKFKKMIKICKNLAAKEKCKKMAEKEMCRKKAKKGKKK, from the exons ATGCTAAAGAGACCTGCGTTAGTTTATCGGTGCCTTCAGACTTCTGTTAAAAGGTCCTACCATCTAAATGCACATGAACATTTAAGAAAAAAAG AAATTCTCAAGCCCGAAAGCCAGCCTAGTCAAAAGCATAAGAAATTTGGAGACGGCTCCATTGGAGTGATTCATGTGATCAAGAACGAATATTATGGGCTCCCCAATCCCATGCACCGAAAATTCCGGGAAGATCTGGAGAAACACCAAGACCGGAGGAAGGAATCAAACCTTTCGTTAAAGGAAGAAAAGCGTGAAGATCTTGAAAAGATGCTAAAGGAATGCCAGAAGCTTGTCAAAGAAATCACCATGCAGGCTAATGATGGCGATGTTACGAAGATCTGCAAGGAACTAgcccaaaaagaaaagatggacaaggaaaaaataaagaaaaagtgCCGAGAGCTGGCAGCAagagaaaaatgtgaaaaggaTAAGCTGAAAAAGAAGTGCAAGAAGTTGCTCAAGAAGGATAAGTGCAAGAAAAAAGATACTTGCGAAGAAGAGAAGCCTTGTGAAGAAGAAGATCCTTGCGAGAAAaaaagctgttgccccaaagaTCCTTGCGCTAAAAAACCCAAGAAAGTTGACCCCTGCAAAAAGAAAGATCCTTGCAAAAAAGAGGATCCATGCAAAAAGAAGGCTGTAAATTGGAAGAAAAAGTGCAAGGAGGTTGCGGAGAGGGAGCAATGCAAAAAGCTGGCCGAGAAGAAGAAGTTTAagaaaatgataaaaatatgcaaaaaccTTGCGGCGaaggaaaaatgcaaaaaaatggCCGAAAAAGAGATGTGCAGgaaaaaggccaaaaaggggaaaaagaAGTAA